From the Vanessa cardui chromosome 8, ilVanCard2.1, whole genome shotgun sequence genome, the window AACATAATTACGCAATTTTTTTCCCGTTCAAttgctttaatttaatataataaaagaccTAGATTAAGATGGCtttctttaaaagtattttgttaatGTAATAGAACCTTTTTCACTCCATCGAGGACTAATTGGGTCGGAACGGTCTACAGCTTAATATTTAATcgcctataaaaatataatagaaacgaGTACGTATAAAACATTatgatttacataatattaattctaaattcGAATGATTGTGCACGATACACAGAAGTTCTGTCCgcgaatttttttataagcttATATACAATACTATTTTCATATTCAGTCGCTTTATCACTTTTTTAGCGTCTAAATTGCCCTGTTTACGCGTTATCGTTCCGGCGACGTCGTCAGATGTCATTCGCATCGCCCACGTAACCCTCATCGGGGCTCTCGGAACACATATCAGAGACACACTTCGCGTTCGATACCTGTGGAAGCGGTTTCAAAACATTCTCCGACCCCTCGCCTGGCATCCGAGCGTCCGTTGTCTGAGTATCGACACACCTAGTTTCCACCTGATAACACCTCCCTGGCCCTTCCGGCATTCCCATAGGGACCATCACCGCACAGGTTCCTTTTGGGTTCCAACTGGAACACGTCTCTGTGGGGACACAGCACTGGACTGGCTCAGTTTTGTAGCCTTCTGGTGGCGAAGGTACGAACTCTTCATTGTAATAAACGGTTCCATTTCCAACAAAAGCAATCTGACGATTTCTGGGGACTGGGTAGCCCTCTAAAGTCCGTCTTACATTTGTCGCGCTGAATCCTTCGCTAAAATTAGGACAAGCGGGTGGCGTCGCATTAAATTCGTTATCTTTCGCGAATTTACAAACAAGCTTCTGTCCTTTGGGCCTATTATGTGGTAATGTTTGATAAAAGGGTCCAACGACGGAATAGTTTGACATCATTGTTGGTCGACATGGGTGCTTCGGAAGGCCGTAATCGTATGGGTAGCCTTCGCTATCTAAGAAGCAACCAGGATTGAGGTGAACGTCCGCCGAATGTTGGTACATAGCGTTAGGAGGCATGTTCATTGGCGGCAtgcttgttaaattttgttgatCCTGCCACGTGACTTGTCGCGGTACCGTCGGAGCAGTGAATGCGGTCTCCTCTTCGAAAGTGTCGTTAGTTGTTTGTGCTTTGTACACTGAAAGCGCTGTGTTCTCGTTTTGTGCGTTGTTAGCGACGGTTTCCGCGTCGCTAATTAGGTCAGGATTCCTGTCGACAAAGCCTTTCATGTTATTGCTTTGGTATGCATCGCTCGACTCATAATCTCGGTTTGTCTGTACCGTATAATGCAAGGCGTGATGCGAGTGAGCATTCACTATAACGCTTCCGTTATTTTTTGGCAATGATCCGTTACTTCTGCTAGACGGTAATATTTGGTTACATAAAGCCACGTCTTTTCCACTCTCTTTCTTTTTACGACTCCTGGTATccgttttaaatttcaataagacAACCGCTATTATTGCTATCAATAAAAcgattattagaaatataacaGTTATTATCACAACTAAATGTCGGTGAGGAAACGTGACGACAATAACGACGGGCTCCTCTTTCACGagaatttttattgtataatttgcaCGAACTTTTCCAGCTGAATTTTCTGCGATACACGCATACGTACCATTGTCATCGTTCCCAATATTGAATATGTACAGCTcgctttttttatctataacacCGTTTTCGACATAAAAAACGTGATGGGGCTCAATAGCGGACGTTGAATAATTTCGAATAAGTTGGCCTTGATAGAACCACTGTATCTTGGCCTCCGGGACGGCCTTGACGATACACTCGAGAGATACATTGTTTCCGACATTCGTCTCTAAATATACGGTTGTAGGGGTCAGTTTTGGTAAACACGATAAATCGAATTCATTTACGTCCGTGATAGTACGTTTTTTCAAACGTTCAGGTAGTGAGCAGATGGGTTCAACGGCATGTGGCATATTGAAATTCGATAGCCAGTTATGTAAATCTCTCAAATTACAATCGCAATTCCAATTATTGTTTTGAAGATCGATACCCCGAAGCGTATCGGGAAATAAATTATCTCCTTGAATATTTGATAATCGGTTACCATTCAACCTCAACCATTCCAAATGTTTCAGTCCAGAGAACGCCTCCGGTTCGATATTCTCAATTTTACAGTTGCTCAATTCTAATGTATTCAAATAGGAGAGATGCTGGAAGCAGTGCGTCTTTATACCGGTTATAGGATTATTGTTCAGCGAAAGTCTCATTAGTGATGGGAAGAATACAAAATTGCTCGATGGAATCACGgtaatgtaattatttgatAGATCCAACTCAACTAGATTTGCAAGGCCCCTGAAGGCGTGGTTATCGATTTTCTGCAATCGACATCTCTGTAGATAAATTTTCTGTAAGTCTAACAAGCCCAATTTGTGGAATGTCTCCTTTTGTAACACTTGCAAATCATTTCCTGTGAAATCTAATACTTGAGTTTCGGAATCCAGCGAGTTTGGTATTGCTTTTAAGTCCTTGTCCGTACATTCGACGTATCTTTTTCCGTTCTTCCACTTGCATATGCATTGGGTCGGGCAAGCGATTGCCGGTAGGAGTAAACAGGTAGTACACAAGGCTATGAGCCTCACGTCTAGACTCCGTTTGACTTTCATATTGCCTTAAGGCATCCGAGTATCAGCAAAGGTGGCGAGCATTatctgaaacaaaagaaaatagacGTTGAATTATtactatacttttattatttcttctttCGTTGTAATATCATTCAGCTCGAGCCGTCTCTTTGTTTCCTAAAATCAATAAACTTATCGAATTGTATCGTAATTTATTAGAGTTCCCGTTGTGAATATTCCGtttcgaatatatattattattttaatacgagTATATCTATATCATTCAGATTCATATTCTATTCTGGATATAATTGCTTTCGtaggaatattattaaaattatattaacatttatgtgaatactatttttgttatccaataaagtttgttttttgaAGAATCCGTATTTGTAAcactaatataaaatacgtaACAAAAATATGGATCATGAAGATCGGcgtatatttactataaatatttctaaagaaacatttgttaaatttcaatttcgtcttaaaattaatttcgaagttcgtgtaattaaataaaagtaaacataatCTTCAAAAGTAAAAGGTTCCTTTAGAAGCGATATCGAAATTAAAACTCCACATCAACGATAGGAGGAGTATGTTTTAATTTGGTTCCATGTTTGCTTTTTGTCGGTAATGTGTTGGTATTTCGTTATTCCGACCGACGtatactttaatataaggaTATCGGTTACATAATGTAGCAGAATTTAGTTGCCAGCCGGTATTATTCTTCTAAAAAtcctttcaaatttttttttttttaatgcataaGAACTTTTTGcgatgttaaatttattttaaatagcgaTCTTTGTATTCTATTTAAACTCGAAGGTCTATTTCACCTCCTTAGGTTTAACCTCTTTCGAGATACCCTTACTTAGTCCTCGCTTTTATATGAAGCTTTTGTATAGAATTTTAAGTTCTTTTACGTTTAGAGAGTTTTGGGTTTCATAGAAAAGCCGCAGCGTTCGTGTATTCGTTAGCTTGGACGTTGAAGATACAGCCTTTTTATTCTTATAGACATTTTTGAATAGCGTTATGTCAAACTATTAcccaattatatatattttaaataaacatagaaGGTAGTAcaagtaagtttttttaagaCGTCATTTTACTAATCAAAGTAATTATTACTCAACTGCAAAGACGTGAACAACATAGATTTATCAAATAATCAACatagataaagataaatatataagtcaacAATATAAGTTCAAAacgcatataattttaaataaaaaatttaaattttgactttgaattttatatagtaAAGACTGCGATTATTTggttattatgatttataattaaacatacaaaaaataatacaagtttaTACTAATGAAACTTTTGACTtactaatttaatgaaattactaATGAAATTTAACTAGCTGAAGCTCAGCATTTATTGATTTGTATGTATGACATCATAtccaaattatttgtaattaatatagtataaaagagtaactactgagaatAGCCCATTCATCTAGGTTGAATCTAGTTTCCtatatatatagaaacattACGATTACATAAGATTAGTTACTTAAAATCCAAAATAGTTTTCTATCCTGAA encodes:
- the LOC124532144 gene encoding uncharacterized protein LOC124532144, with the translated sequence MKVKRSLDVRLIALCTTCLLLPAIACPTQCICKWKNGKRYVECTDKDLKAIPNSLDSETQVLDFTGNDLQVLQKETFHKLGLLDLQKIYLQRCRLQKIDNHAFRGLANLVELDLSNNYITVIPSSNFVFFPSLMRLSLNNNPITGIKTHCFQHLSYLNTLELSNCKIENIEPEAFSGLKHLEWLRLNGNRLSNIQGDNLFPDTLRGIDLQNNNWNCDCNLRDLHNWLSNFNMPHAVEPICSLPERLKKRTITDVNEFDLSCLPKLTPTTVYLETNVGNNVSLECIVKAVPEAKIQWFYQGQLIRNYSTSAIEPHHVFYVENGVIDKKSELYIFNIGNDDNGTYACIAENSAGKVRANYTIKILVKEEPVVIVVTFPHRHLVVIITVIFLIIVLLIAIIAVVLLKFKTDTRSRKKKESGKDVALCNQILPSSRSNGSLPKNNGSVIVNAHSHHALHYTVQTNRDYESSDAYQSNNMKGFVDRNPDLISDAETVANNAQNENTALSVYKAQTTNDTFEEETAFTAPTVPRQVTWQDQQNLTSMPPMNMPPNAMYQHSADVHLNPGCFLDSEGYPYDYGLPKHPCRPTMMSNYSVVGPFYQTLPHNRPKGQKLVCKFAKDNEFNATPPACPNFSEGFSATNVRRTLEGYPVPRNRQIAFVGNGTVYYNEEFVPSPPEGYKTEPVQCCVPTETCSSWNPKGTCAVMVPMGMPEGPGRCYQVETRCVDTQTTDARMPGEGSENVLKPLPQVSNAKCVSDMCSESPDEGYVGDANDI